GGTAGTATAATAATATGACATGCGGACCCGAAATACTGTGTAGCACTGGATGCTAAGTGAAAACAAGTCTTTGTCAACCAAAAATATTGGATTATTTGTAACATTGCTGgaatacaacaattttcatttaagtttCATTGAATGGCATTATTAGCGTCGATTGTTTTGTCTTCTGTTTATTTTTAGTATTATTACCAGGTTGTGAACCGAATATTGTGATCaagtcaaatttatttataaaatggtGTATTAGGGACCATGTATGCTTTAAGCTCGGAATAAtattcgaaattgaaattcggaGAGAAATGGGAGATtgggagagattttttttttctccaagaatttcaatttcgaatgTGAATGAGCTTTGCCATATTTATATACGCTAGCGATAAACGGATCTAAATTCCattaattaacaaatttgGCTGGacaattttatgcaaattattgGTCCATTGTAAGATAGGAAATCGATGATTCTGATGTACTGATGACGTTCATTTTATTATAGTTTCactaaaatgaatttaatttgtcaAATTCCAAATGAATGAAACATCGCTAAATAATTTGCATAGCTTAATTGGCCCAGTTAAATTGTCAACAACACACTAAATAAATCAATTGTAGTTCCATGACGTTcctattttttatataattttaattataaactcTCATAGCCGTAACActaacaaaaattgtatttaagcAAATCTACACTCGCCGAACAGTCCAATGCTACTTACATTTCTGATCTGGAAGTTgtggattgtaattgtttgcacaaaaaatttgtttaccgaATGAAGATCTAGATTTTCGAAGATCTACATTTTCGACTTTTTATTAACATTATGGGgattagattttcaattttagttgACATGTAAATGGAAACAGATCCACCAACTCCCAAATCAGAACACATGTTGCATTTTACTTTTCCGCTGGTGTACGGTGGTCGACTTTATGACACACCGTTCTCAATTCGTTCTCGTACTTGGATGCTTGACCTACTACAGAGGTCTGTTCCACTTAAcggtaaaaatgaattttgacaggccgaaaacattAGACCATCCACAGAAGCTAGCATAACcgcaaattcaacaaattattttaacaaaacttAAGGCTGTGTGTGGCTTCCTCTGTAGATaacgattgacatttttaagGGTCTTGGAACCTTGGGCACCTTAGAATATTTCTTATCGAATTGTAGTGCTTTTTGTTTCTACTTTAGATCGCCACAGAACATGGTCTACTGTAGCAGACTCcgaacaaatttcttttaaaaaatttcgcttGAGAATGTGTTGGTATGATAGGAATGGAGATATCTTTCGTTCACTCTGATCAACACGTTCTAATGAGAAAATTCTCCGAATTTTCAATGgatcggaaaattttgaaacaaatttggaTGGATTCTTCAACCTTAGACAATATTTTGTGGTGCTCTAaactagaaaaaaataataccAAAAATCGATAAGGAGAATACATCCTGGTCCTACTGTACCCACAGGCTAAAGGTAAATTATCTCCAGAACGGAATTGAGATCGGCTTTCTGTGTAAGTCTTCAATTGTATATCGACAAGTTAATTTTAAgtaaagagaaagaaaaacccAAGTGTTCACTACTCAACGACCTTTCCTAATTatataaattaacaaaaacggGAAAATGACGTATGGTGAAAACGTGTCGTTGGTATTATTGAATTAGTAATGTAAactcaccaaaaaaaaaactaaaattaaaaaagaaaagaaatgtgaaattaGTTTAAGAATAAAGTCTAGCTGTGTAAGAAATGATAACATGAGATTAGTGATGACGCAAAAATGGTTctagaaaaattacaataaaatattttcgtaaacaaAAACATAGAAATTTGTACATAGAGACGTTATGATTCCACAGTTTTTAGTTTCGAATCTCGATCTCACGatacacacagaaaaaaaaaatcgacgagATACTGTTATTGAttgaaaaagacgaaaaataaaatttatagaaaatgaagaagaaaggATTTCTAGAGTGGAACTTATGTGTATAAAATACTGTGCTTGTGCCatattttgaaatgattttttcaaatttaaatttattaattctgGAAATATATATAACGGAAACAAAACCTATTGTTGTAAGTTGtaaatataattatttattttacaaaaacattCCGTTGTTAATGTGAAGGAAAAGGCTGTCtctctttttattatttttttagtaaaaaatttaaatgttattttcgtgaaattttattaaaaaaacattttttttttgaaaaacgtaaAAAACGTGTTTCATTCTCGAGTTATATCGTTGGAATAGACACAAAAAACAGACCCGTAAGAAGGATGCATACAATAGCTAGCTAGTCTATATAAGTGCTTTTTGCGTAAAAACACCGATGTGCGTACATAGGACGAGTAGAAAGCCTCCACATGCAGTGCGTCGTGCTATGATCTAGTCGGAATATTTTGACATCACGATATGCGAAGTTAATATATATGACTACTAGCACTGTCACCCTGGCTTCACCCCACTGACAATGGACATGGATTCATGGTAAAAATAATCCGATTTGAAAAACgtcttggccaaaaatgagTCACTGAGTCCGACGATTCTATGATGGAACCAACCTATTACCAATCCCAATCCCATTAACAATCCCGAAAGCACCGAAAGTAtcccaaaaaattttgcaaGTCCCTTAAATTCCTCAAATTATAGAACTGGAAAGATAGTAGCCACATTCCAATTACAGGTTTTGTTAGTAAGATGTTGATGTGAAATGACCCTTGTTAGAATTGAGAGAATTGAACTACTTACAGTCAgcggcagtgaaatttcaggtTGAATTTACATCAGCTGTTTTTTAACTGATCCAACCAAAACTATTTATACCTAGGTTTATGCGGTTGAAGTTGCTACAGGCATGCgagtggtagtggtaaaaccgtacgaagacgtataaacagttttgtgCGTATGTGCGGATCacctgaaaaacagctgaggcAAGTTCaaactgaaatttcactgcctctgacagTGTTTAATACAagatattatttttgaaaaatttgtttgttttttttttttaattgagagACTATGCTCAGAAACCAGAATAACATCATCATCAAAATGACctttcacaattttccgtCCAGGGTTAATTTCAGTACAGCGATTTCGGAAGCAGAAAATGTTTAGCCTTGGAAATGTCAACAGGCCAAGCTGCAGGGATTCCACGgagaattaaaaataaaaaagtgacgaaaatatttgctaaaaatagttgattttctgatgaaaaagTTGGtgaaaaagtgagtttttaggaaCATTGGACCCTGTTTTACGCGAGGTGAGACGTTATTCCATGAGTAAGTTTCTTGGGTTTGAAGCCACAAATCATTAGAAACGCAtataactaaaaataaaatgactaATCCAAAtagtttttagaaaattagcaaaatattttcatgtgaagGAAAAACTACACCGAATGAACTTTacatatttttatcaaaagtaGGAAGCAAGGATCCGTCCAACTCACACTAATGCTTACACATTAAgacttacaaaaatttgaagcAGAAAGCTCCGTTACTTCAAGGCTGCAAATTTACGTTGAAGATAAATCGGTAGCTAGACTGCTTAACAGTGCTATAACAGTACCAAAATAAATAGTAGGTAAAAATTTCTGGCCAATATTAgcagaaaaattatttgctttacgggAGAAGTTAGGTCGAcggatttttgtttcaatgtttaaataaacagttaaaaaattttaatgcaaTTTTTACGTGTCAGGAACTTTTTAAGGATCATTCCTCTCGGATGGGTTTTTTctgtaattatttttgtttcaattcaattcaatgaaGTTAGCACGCTTTCAAAGCACTTTGGGACGCTGACTGCAAACTACAGCCTTCAATTACTAGAGGTGACCTCTAAGAGGTCGATATATACTGAAGACTCAGGTCCTTTAGGTTAAGAAGAAGTATTGCGCAAATGACTTGGGGTGGAACATATACGTTATAAGTCAGCTTGGAAGATATAAGtcagtaaatatttaaaaatctaaaatattttttaaactctTGATTTTGTGCAGTGCCTGAACTCCTAATTTAATATTCATTTGAGTTTTGTCAAACTTTCTTCAGTCTGACAAGATCTAGAAGATTGTATCGATTTTTAGTCAACCAGAAACTTGACCTGACGGGTTTGACGTCAGTTTATTTTTCCTAGACCTATAGAGACTTGAAATTTCAGGTCGAACTACGTTTGAGCCGATCTTCTTCAGAGCTTTtgataaacaattttcgaaggGTGCAAATTCTTAGTAGACTTACTTATACGTTCATCTCATATCTCAACTAAACTGTACAAACATAAGAAGTGGATCAGATCATCATTTTAATAGATTGGAGGCCGACGCAAAGTTTCTGTGTACTCTAGAGAAAGCTCTGGTATATTGTTATTGTAAGGTACTAAACAGTAGAAAAAAGGAAGGTTTCAAGCGCCGCAGGCGAAATTTTAGATTTCCATCTATTTccattgattttaaaaaaagtgagTGGAAGGTCTAAAAATAGTTGCAAAAAATGAGAAATCGAGCGAATAGTTCCTCACTTTTTCAGATGTTgaaaatagttggaaaaagtgaaaaaaaagtgaGTGCGTGGAATTCCTGAAGCTGTAAGAAGTGTAAGAAGTGTTACATGATATGATAAGCcctttatttgaataaaagaattttgattCGAGTATTTTGCGTCGAAAGTTTCAAACTCGTAGCTTCAGAATTACATGAAAAGACTTAGACGTCCTTTCCCCACTCATGAGTTACGTATTTTATGAACGACATCTCATCAATTTGTTTGGTCTTTTATCTTCTAGTAAAGGAACCTTTTGTGGACGCTTCGTCAGTCAGCCAATGCTGTGATTACACTGGAAACGCTCTagttttatgttcaaaaattATCTTTAATCTTCCGGAGTAACcaaaaagtgatttcaattttaaatgtttagaTATCGTTATCGCTGTCATCATCACGCTTCGATTCAACGCCAGCAGTGTACGCCTTCTTGTACCATTCGTCGGGCACGATTTGATGCTGTCCATCGGACAATTCACACACCCAGCTCAGTTccattttaaacaatttatcTTTCAACTCGTCGTGCACTTGATAGATGCTGTAAATTGAACGGGAAAATTTAGCCAAAACAAATACGCAGACGGGAACGGGGTTcaacaatttacatttttcccgCTTGGGTTATCAGCTCCTCAATATCCATATCGGCGAGCTTAAGTTTCTCGATTTCGGTTTTGGCTGCCTGCTTTGCTTTACCGGTGGCACAGCCGCTGTAACCCtgttttacaacaaaaatattttgttgattcggtCATTCCAACGACTCCCTACAAACATTCTCGAACTTACGTATGACGATCCGGATGGTTCGATCATGTACATTTGCGGACCAGTTTCTGGTGAATATGACGCAAGAATGATACTAACACCGAACGGTCTCACTGCACTGTACAAGGTGTATGCATGGATGAAACTGGAAATTCGGTCATTCAGAACTTTGATGGGAATAGGTCGGTCAAATTGTTGCTTGTAGTTGATTGCTTCCTTGCGAGCTGTTTCGACAATTTGCCTTCCATCGGCCAATAAACCAGCTATGGCCTTCGGAACGAAACGGATGTTAATTCATAGAATGCTACAACAGTCGCTACAGATTCCATGACTTACGATTCCAATGTGTTTGTCAATGGAATAGATACGCGATCCGGAATCCTCTTCGTATAATGGACTTCGAACGATCTTTTCGACGGCCAACACAACGCCATTCTTACCACGAAGACCAATCAAAGTTCCACTTTGTTCAACCGCTTTTCCGGCATAATCAATCTGAAATACGCGACCGTCCGGACTGAATTGAGACGCAGACAGATCGTACtggaaacgaaaattattgaattatttcaCACCGCCATGAAATGCTTGCAATTTGTCCTTACTCCTGTTCCGATTGAACTCATTTTTGCGGAGAATTACTAGCACTGTAACTTAAATTGCTTGCCGAAAACTTAATTCGAGAGAATGAAACAGCACAAAATTGTTAGGTTACGTTGAACTGTCAAACATGTATACAAGACACATAAAATGCGACCCAGCAGATATGGAATAAAATCGCGGAAAACAAATGAGAGGGACGAGTGCGACGAGTGGATCGAGGCCACCCCAATCAAAAATTGTctaatagatcatcttcatatcaaggccgtttgaaacaatgaacgtcaacacaaggtatggttgaatgtcaaactttgtatggagcggaggacatagcgatttcatataaaccaactcacctctcatgagaggtgagtttgtttgtatgaaatcgctatgtcctccggtttgtatgaacagaccatacctggatTAAACTTTCATTGGTTTGAAATGCCATTCACGTCAAGTCacgaaatgccatccacgatAAAAAATgccatacaaatgaatgaatgaacgaaacttaagtgagggtACGTCTGAAACTACCGTATCTCATTTTTGTCCTATTCTTCGACGACGTGACGAAAGTgatcaaacaatcaaaatgtcTACTGTACGCTgacgatttgaaaattttcaataaagtgCGAACTGTGTTGGACTGTTCAGCAATACAGCGTGATCTGGACGAAATCGCATTGTGGTTCAAACGAAATGGACTAGCGGTCAGCATCAACAAATG
This DNA window, taken from Bradysia coprophila strain Holo2 unplaced genomic scaffold, BU_Bcop_v1 contig_151, whole genome shotgun sequence, encodes the following:
- the LOC119074478 gene encoding proteasome subunit alpha type-3, translated to MSSIGTGYDLSASQFSPDGRVFQIDYAGKAVEQSGTLIGLRGKNGVVLAVEKIVRSPLYEEDSGSRIYSIDKHIGIAIAGLLADGRQIVETARKEAINYKQQFDRPIPIKVLNDRISSFIHAYTLYSAVRPFGVSIILASYSPETGPQMYMIEPSGSSYGYSGCATGKAKQAAKTEIEKLKLADMDIEELITQAGKIIYQVHDELKDKLFKMELSWVCELSDGQHQIVPDEWYKKAYTAGVESKRDDDSDNDI